The Coregonus clupeaformis isolate EN_2021a chromosome 39, ASM2061545v1, whole genome shotgun sequence genome contains the following window.
GCTGGAGGGAGAGTAGGATGGAGAAGTGGGAGAGtaagagggggaggtgggggagtagTTGGGGCTGGTGGGGGGTGTAgttgggggaggtggggggagtaggagggggaggtaggggagtaggagggggaggtgggggagtaACTGGGCGAGGTTGGGGTGTAGTTGGGTGAAGAGGGGCTGTAGCttggagaggtggggggagtaagagggggaggtaggggaataggaaggggaagTGGGGGAGTAAGAGGGTGAGGTGGGGGAGTAGGAGGGGGAAGTGGGGGAGTAAGAGGGTGAGGTGGGGGAGTAGCTAGGCGAGGTGGGGCTGTAGCTTGGAGACGTGGGGCTGTAGCTGGGGGAGGTAGGGGAGTAGGAGGGAGAAGTGGGGGAGTAAGAGGGTGAGGTGGGGGAGTAAGATGGGGAGGTAGGGGAGTAACTGGGGGATGTAGGGGAGTATGAGGGGGAGGTTGGGGAGTAGCTGGGGGAGGTGGGTGAATAGGAGGGTGAGGTGGGGCTGTAGTTGGGGCTGGTGGGGGAGTAAGAGGGGGACGTTGGGGAGTAGGAGGGTGACGTTGGGGAGTAGCCCGGGCTTTGGGGGGTGTATCCCCCAGGAGAGCGGGGCTCGTAGGCCGGGGAGGTGGGGGAGTAGTTGGGAGACATGGCACCTCCTGGAAAAATAAACAAGAAATTAATTAATTCCATGTAAAAAAGGTCCTGTGTCAGTTGATATTTCAAACCAAACTGGGTGTTTTGTATGGTGACTAACCTGGAGAGGGGATATAGGGGCTTGCTGGTCCAGGGGACCCAGGAGATCCAGGGGTAGGGGACCAGGCCGGGGAGTAGCCCGGAGAGAAGCCACTGGCGTCGGACGCTGCGCTGGGAGAGAAGCCTGCAGCTCCAGGGGTCATCCCGCTGCCTGGAGGTCAGAGCATGAGTTaatggaacagtacagtagaaggTGGTATGGACTACACTGTACTACCAGGATATTGTCAAAGTCAACCCAGGTTGGGGCTTACCGATGCTGGGGGACCAGGCACCGTAAGCGGGGGTGGCTCCAGTGTTCCAGGGGGTCATGGCTGGGGACATGCCACTCATGGGGCTGGGCGCAGAGCCAAAGAACATTCCGGTGGCTGAGAAGAGGAAATagagaaaatatgcacatttcaCAATCAATCCTTATAGAGATTCTTTACCGACATCTCATTATCTAAAAGTCTGGATACTTTGTGTATATATTTTGCTTTGAATGTAGGCTTTTTCCAACATAGTTATACTCAGAACTGGAATGAAATGTTTACGTTGTTTAATCAAATCATAGATAAATTGGTCTATACCAGTCCATTTCTGCCTTCATGTCCGTCTGAATTCAAATACTGGAGTTGATATGGTGATGGGAACAGCCACATTGTGTGAACAATTACATTTAAAGTCACACTGTGCGGACAATAAAGTTTCGCCATTCTAGTCCCGTCTACTCACGTCCAGCCACGCTAATGCCTGGGATGTTGGTGGGGATCTCCATGCCATATTTGCACTTCTCAGCATCCAGCAGCAGGTCGAAACAGCCCGTCCCGCAGGGGGCCAGCTGGCCCAGCATGATGTTCTCAGACACACCCTTCATGGGGTCACTCTCCCCGTGGGACGACGCCTCCATCAGCACATCCACCTGGGATAGGGAGGATGTTGACGGTGAGTATACAGGGTGCTGACTAATCTACACTATACGTTTAATTTCATTGTTTATACTGACTAGTTTCATTGAGATAAAATCGCTTTGTCATGTGTTGGTCTAGTCAAGGTTGGTAACTAGAACACTCCTATGAAGTTCTCAAAGGAAGTCGTTTTATGGATACTGTAGCTAGCGGAAGAGTTGCTGATGACTATACTCAAGAGCCCACTGACAACTGTTCTAAAAATGGTAAGTATGACATACTAACACAATGCTGGACCATCACccccttccctctgtcccctGGCATAACACTCACCGTCTCCTCAAAGGAGCACTTCATGAGGGGTCCCGTGTCCTGTCTGTTGATGCCGTGACGCGTGATGGCCATCAGGTGACCGCGGCACGTCATGGTGTCGCAAAGCAACGACAAGTGGCGGTAGTTGACGTAGGAACCGTCAAAGGAGATGACGTGGTTCAACTCCCTCTCCAGAGCCTTGCGCACAGCCTCGATACCCAGTACCTAgaaggcaggagaggaggggggactgGAATGAGTAATGGATATCCCCCAAAATACTGACATGTTTTGGCTATGCTATGATTCATGTACTATTCAGGTTTAGCAGTAAAGTAGAGCTGAATAGGTTTAACAATGTCGAGTTAGGATTCCTTGTTTAACTCCCAAAGAGTGCTTTTGTGAATATGAACTTGAAAGTATAGCCAAAATTGTAAAGAACATTTAAACTGGTCCCTTACTACAGACAATACAAATCATATAAAGATCACTGTCATAACTGTCGGTAACTACCATTGCTATCTAAACTATTGTAGCTAGCTATTGTAACTATCACAACTATCGTAGCTATCTGTAACCATCGTCTCTATCGTTACTATTACCTCTATTTGTTACTATCATAACTTGCGTCGCTATCCAACTATGGTATCTAACCATACCGTGAAGATCTCTACGATGTCGTTGGAGGTGGTCCTGACGGGGTCCACGTCCTTCTCACTGAGGACCCTCATAAGTCCCACGCCGTCTGTCTCCAGGATCCACTCCTGCAGGGCCTTGAACTCTCCCTCCTCTGTAATGATGATCTTTTTCTTGTTGTCTGTCTGGGGCAAGTGCATGTACACctagggggaggagacaggggaagTACTATAGATCAATAGCTGATGGGTTAATGATCTGGATAGGTTTCTGCCATGTTGTTTAGGTCAATCAGTTTGTATGAGATCGGTGAGCATAGAGGAAAGGAAGACTATTGGGTGCGGAGGTGAAAAATTGTGCTACAGTGCAGTTTAAAGGAACAAGTGTTTGTTTCTGTGAGCCCTCCGTTACCTTGCTGATCTGCTCGATGCCCTGCAGTGTCATGTCCGTCAGCATGTTGGACTCGATGCACCTCAGGAACACGTCGTCGTCCATCTTGTCCACCACCTCCTCGTCCTCGTGGAACTTGTTCTCGTCGCTGTTCATGATGCGGATTCGCAGAACCAGCTTCTCTGCATTGTCGTCATTGAAGATACAGTTCAGGTCGTCTCCGAAACCTTCAGGGAGAGAGGTTGCATTTAGCAATAGGGTGTGTGTGGGTCCTTTTTACTGGAATGCTTTATTATATATCCAAATAAAGTATTggaagtgtgcgtgtgtgcattccCACCGGCATTGATCTTCTCAGCGATCTGCTCCATGGTCAGCTTGCGGTCAGTCATGTGCTTGCGGTCAAGCTCAATGCGGAGCAGCCAGGGTGAGATGCGGGTCACGTCGAAGTCGGGCATCTCATAGTAGACATTGACCCACTCCTGGTCCTCCGTCACCACCGTACTCTGGGGGTTAGGGTCGTAGTAGATGGCCGTGTTGGCCGTCAcctggaaggagggagggagggagagaggatggttGGTTAATGATTGTAAAATCAGTATGCAAAGATAAGGAACAACCTATGAAATCAGATATTGTAATAACTTAATTTATTAATAACATTTAACAATTTATTAAAGTAAAACAACGCTTTAGAACTAATGTTGGTCTGACTGGTGTGATACACCACTGATGAGGAACTGCCGTCTATGCCAACCACATGTTTAGCCCACCCATATCACATATTCTCCACTGTTCACCTTTCTGAGGGTGGTGTGCTCCAGGCGACAGAGGATATCCTTGGCCCTCTCGGCGTCGCGGGCCGCCTGGCCAAGCAGGAACACAGTGAGGGACGGGGTCTTGGGCCTCTTGGAGATGTTGATCAGCTCCTTGAGACGCGGCACGCCCAGGGTGACGTTCTTGGCCGACACGCCGGCGTAGTGGAAGGTGTTCAGGGTCATCTGGGTGGCGGGCTCTCCCAGCGACTGGGCAGCTAACGCCCCAACCATCTCACCCGGGTGGGcctagaggagggaggggatgaaGTGTTCAGATTAAATGATTATGACGGAATTAGATCAGTGTAATGAAAGAAAACAGAGAAGCCGAGCATGAATTCTTTCCTAAGTTTTTATGCTGTAAAAAAGATCCTAGTTTTCTACACTGTCCCTGTATATCTAATCCCATCTCTTTCGTTCATAGCAACCAGTTTAGGTGTTGACCCTCAATCTCCCCCTTTCAACCTCTCCCagcacactgtgtgtgtgagagactcgACTCACGATGGACTGGTTGAACTTGGACTCAATCTCCCCCAGGAGCCAGTCGTAGGCCTCGGTGCTCAGTCTGAACTCGTCTGTCATGCGCCGGGAGCTCAGCGTGGAGCGCAGGTGGATGTTGAAGAGCAGCGTGGCGTTCTGCTGGGCCTGTCTGCTCAGTTGGTCCTCGCCGTTCACAATCACCAACTTCTTACTCAGCTCCTGGACACCTGTGGCGTGGAGACAAGAGAAGGGAGAAGTTTTAGAATGTCATACGGGTCATTTTATATCTTATTTAGCCTGGCTAGTGGTCCAGATAAAATTGCTTATCGAGAGATTTCGTTTTTGTACCAAGATTGCAGAAATATCAACGCAATTTACTTGGTTACTGAACAAAGTGTTTCAAATTCTTGCTTTTAGCATCTAGAGATGGATGCGTTTTACACCAAAAAGTTAGTCATGGGAACAACAAAATTAATCAGGCAACTTTTTACTGTAGCATATCAAGTGCTATGGTATTCCAATACAACCCACCTTTGTCGTCATGACAACAAATGTCTCAATGTTACAAACCGAGGAACGTAAGGCACAATACGGTACTCCATGTGATCCTGTACAGTGCAAGggatccctccatccatctctcttcatATAGTGTTAGGAGCACAGCCGCACCCAAGAAGCTTTATATGGCCGTCAGTAAGCAATGCAGCTAGGGGGGCAGGCCAGACAGCGCTTCACATCTATAATCCCACAGCCAGTCATTTGTCCACACGATTTGTGAATCATTCCGCTAAATGACATGGTTGACAATGGGTGCGATCAACTTTCAACTACCAATGTCACTTCATGTGGTGGTGTGATTGCTCAAAGGCTTATTTGAAATCGGCCTTAAGGAGTGGCCATTGAAAATGGATGGTATCAACCTTTTAAAACGTGAGACTACATGGCACATCTTTAGGGGTTTCTTCAAATATGGGTCTATGGTGGCTGCAAAGTGTACGAGTGTGGTAGATACCTACCCTCTACGACTCGTAGGGGGTTGAGGTCTGTGGGGGTGCGGGGGTTGATTCTGAAGATCTTCTGGGCATTCCAGATCATCCTGGCCAGGTTGCAGGGCAGCACCACCTAGTGGGAAACAGGGACATAACGCCTTTAGTGTTAGATATCCCTATCGTATTGGTCTGAATCAGTGGGATATACTAGCAGTGGTGACATGTGGAAGGAAGTGTGTGAGAGTTCCTGGGAGTACATGGAAGTGAATGAAAGAggatgtatgcatgtatgtgcgTGGAGATGTACATGTGTGGAGAATCTGGAGATGTATGCTAGTGTGTACACATGCTAgtgcaggggtctccaaccttctCTAGCGTTATACCTACTTTTATCAAATTAACATGTCGCAAGCTAATCATTTTTCTATTGCTTTCAAATAGGCGCATTCTTCTCtaccctgcaactcttccccgggTCCTTGGTGTACAAGAAATGtgttctgtcaatatacctggtaaaataatggttttATAAACAGCTATATATAGTTGTTCCATGTTAATATTAATAatgaatatgccatttagcagacgcttttatccaaagcgacttacagtcatgtgtgcatacatttttacatatgggtggtcccggggatcgaacccactaccctggcgttacaagcgccatgctctaccaattgagctacagaggaccacatgtcaaAGAAttccatgtcaatgcttaaaggcccagtgcagtcacatttgttttatatatatttccacaccatgaggttggaataatactgtgaatgATAATACCCTTTAAGTACAAGAGCTCTTTGAAAAGACAGCCTGAAATGTTAGCCTGCCTTGTGACATCACCAGATGGTAAATTagttagaccaataagaaagagttccaaaccgctctgccaataacagctagttttcagttttcccctccccactcagaccactcccagaaaaattcttgcttgagaaattgctcttgctaaaaagctatttgtttctttttgaccattttgatTTAAAATCAATCACAGTACTGTACTTTATTGTTACCCAggccagaaattatttgatatggAAAATAACGCCTGCATTGTGCCtttaaatcacatcagaagaccATTTCTTAGTAGCTTGCGatctacctgttggagacccctgtgctagtgtgtgtctctccccttcaccttgctgtccccagtggGGAAGATGGCCCTCAGAATCTCCCGGTCCTCCTTCATCTTCTCATACTCCCTCTCCAAGGCACTCTGCACCTGGGCGTTGGTCATCACATCCTTCACCACCTCCTCCTGCAGGGTGCGCCGCAGAGCCCGCTCGTTGGTGCAGTCAAACCTGAACCTAGTGGCCAAGGGAGGAGGATTAGGGAAGGACAAgattagacagacagagagttaagCCAGTTGACCGTGGAGCGTGGACAGTGAGCTGCTGTATTGAACACCTTCATATAGACGTGACTAGACAGAGAGTTTAGCGTTAGCATCTGGGTGATTAATAAGATGGTGGGTCGTGGATAGGTGAAGTCTATGATATCCAATATTGTCACACTGTCAACCAATAGGAGAGGAAAGCTTGTCCTAGTTTTTAAAAAACGTAGTCAATCAATCATCGAATGACTAAGTAGGCACAagcctggtctcagatcagtTTTTcctgtatagccaactcctatggtcgttGGCATGACAATAAccaccataggagttggcaagacagctcaAACGAATCTAGTACCCTTATCCCACACCCAAAACTCTAGCCATCATTGTACCTCCCcgccccttcctctctctctcattttacattacattttagtcatttagcagacgctcttatccagagcgacttacagttagtgagtgcatatattttcatactggacccccgtgggaatcgaacccacaatcctggcgttgcaatcctggcgttgcaaacgccatgctctaccaactgagctacacgggatctCCACTCCCCTCAACCCACTTCCCTTCACCACTCACTTCTTCTCGAAGGCCTTGTTGGAGGGTTTGAGCGTGGCCATGTTCTGGAACTCCACAGACTCCCCGGCCAGGCCGTCCTCTCCGTAGCGAAGCTGCACCACCTGGTTGATGGAGTTACGCACCGTGGCGTCGTACTTCACCATCACAGACTCCATGGACTTGATCAGACGACGCTGGATGTAACCTGAAGGACATCAGATAAGGACTGAGGTTAGAAGAGTATTTAAACCTGTGAAAAATCCATCTACTTACCGAACTATCTATGAGTCTCCTCTCCCTAATCGTGCAGGGGTCGTAACAGtcaccccttcctccctctcatctccctaCATTAAAAAGTGCTTCTAACCAGCTTAAACCCTGACCTCTACTCCTTGCCTCTCCCCCCTTCAATCACCAGTCTCTATCCCCaacatcttcctcctcttcccccctctttctatactcttattttaaatgtatgcagtccttgagctgttcttgtctattaatgttctgtattatgtcatgttttatgttgtgtggaccccaggaagagtagctgctgcttttgcaataGCTAATGGTGATCCTTAATTAAATAAACTCTTACTTCTCCCCTTCACTCACCAGTCTCGGCGGTCTTCACAGCCGTGTCGATAAGCCCCTCCCTGCCTCCCATGGCGTGGAAGAAGAACTCTGTGGGCGTGAGGCCGGCCAGGTATGAGTTCTCCACGAAGCCTCTGCTCTCGGGGCCGTAGTCATCCTTGATGAAGTGGGGGAGCGTGCGGTGCTTGAAGCCGAACGGGATACGCTTACCCTCCACGTTCTGCTGCCCCACCACCGCAATAACCTgagggccagagagagggagagacagatggtaGAGAAGGAAAAAGTGTGTGAAGTTAAGGGGTGTAAATCGAAGCCCGTTGTCTACTGTCATCCCTAGAGGAACACTGTGTGCCATTAAAAAAATCCATCGATGTCTGAAACTATCCTGGGccgtgttcagtagggcacaccgtAGTGTAGCGTTTTAAAACAAAAATGAGCGTTTCTTATTGCATGAGAGCAGGTCGTTTGTATATTTTTTAGGACCCCTGGTCGTACCTGAGAGATGTTAATCTTGGAGCCTTTGGAGCCGGCCACCACCATGGACTTGAAGTTGTTGTACTCAGACAGGGACTTCTGGGCAGAGGAACCCGTTTTGTCACGGGCGTCATTTAGGATGCGATTCACCTGGTTCTCAAAGGTCTGCCTCAGCGTGTTACCAGGGGTGGGCTCCAACTCGTTGTTGTGGGCCTTCTCAATGACCTGGAGAGGATTACAGGAAGAAAATGAAGGGAGTTCGAGACAGAGGGTCTTAGAAATGGCTCACATCTTTTATTCCAGTCTACATTCTTTCAAAAGGAATTGCCAGAGGACGTCCCCATCATGAATACAAGAGGATTTATTGACAAGGAATATTTGAAGGAATATTTTAGAGAGAAGGGAAGGGACTTACCTCTATTACATCCTGTTTGGCCTTCTTGATGGTGTTCTGGATGTCCAGGTACGTCTTTGCGTCAGCAATGGAGTCACCAATACCGATAGAAGCACCTACAGAgagaaaatatgaatattaaGAAAAACTGGTAATATTGACTAAAATATCTGCATTTAGAGgaatttaacccctaaccccaaaaTAGAACAGATTAACATCAAGCGGATTTCAAAGGAGTTGCCATTCTACCCACTGATGCCCTCTTCCCAGGGCCCACTCAGTCCAGGTCCTTACCCTCAATGAGCAGCCAGTTGTTGACCACCGTCTGGATGTTGGAGTAGAAGAGGCGGGTGACGTCATGGCCCATCTCCAGGAAACAGATGTGGACCAGGGAGCCAGCAGAGGTACCCAGTGACTTCTTACACAGGATGCCCATGATCAGCTCCCCGTTCTCCACTATCACCTGGGGAAACACAGACACATGACATTAGATAatagtattttacacacattgGGTTAGTATCCATTCATTGTTCTGCGTTAGGAGGTGTGGTTAGCGTTCTGGGACAAAAtggccactttttttttttttttttttcatgtgtGGTAAAGTGCTAGCATTCTAAGATGGGAACATATAGAAAAAACATGTAACTAAAGAATGTACACAATAAATGCAATAAAAGCCTGTATTCTGCACACACTATCACTACAACATTTGTTTAACAAATCCTCCTTGTCACATGAGCATCTCAGTGTGTTTCTCCAGTTTAGTGTTTTTACCTTGGTGTCCCCGGGAGAGATGTGTTTGTAGGGCCCACTGTCCTCCTCGTCTGGGTGGGTGCTGTGTGTTCGGATGGCGTTGATGTGGCCCGGGATGATAAGGCTGAAGATCTGCTTGCCCGTCCAGAGCGGCCGGGGCTTCAGGATGGCTGGCTGGGGCACCTTGCCGTCCCACGTAGACAGGAACATCAGGAGGTTCATCACATCGCCCTGGGGGACAGATCATGTTACAGAATAAGTGGAGgaaagacgtgtgtgt
Protein-coding sequences here:
- the polr2a gene encoding LOW QUALITY PROTEIN: DNA-directed RNA polymerase II subunit RPB1 (The sequence of the model RefSeq protein was modified relative to this genomic sequence to represent the inferred CDS: deleted 3 bases in 2 codons), with translation MHGPPSGDSACPLRLIKRVQFGIISPDELKRMSVTEGGIKYPETTEGGRPKLGGLMDPRQGVIERSGRCQTCAGNMTECPGHFGHIELAKPVFHVGFVNKIMKVLRCVCYSCSKLLVDTNNPKIKDILQKSKGQPRKRLTHVYDLCKGKNICEGGEEMDNKFGVEQQEHDSEDITKEKGHGGCGRYQPRIRRSGLELYAEWKHVNEDSQEKKILLSPERVYEIFKRISDEEDVILGLDPKFSRPEWMIVTVLPVPPLAVRPAVVMQGSARNQDDLTHKLADIVKINNQLRRNEQSGAAAHVIAEDVKLLQFHVATMVDNELPGLPRAMQKSGRPLKSLKQRLKGKEGRVRGNLMGKRVDFSARTVITPDPNLQIDQVGVPRSIAANMTFPEIVTPFNIDRLQELVRRGNSQYPGAKYIIRDNGDRIDLRFHPKPSDLHLQIGYKVERHMCDGDIIIFNRQPTLHKMSMMGHRVRILPWSTFRMNLSVTTPYNADFDGDEMNLHLPQSLETRAEIQELAMVPRMIVTPQSNRPVMGIVQDTLTAVRKFTKRDVFLERGDVMNLLMFLSTWDGKVPQPAILKPRPLWTGKQIFSLIIPGHINAIRTHSTHPDEEDSGPYKHISPGDTKVIVENGELIMGILCKKSLGTSAGSLVHICFLEMGHDVTRLFYSNIQTVVNNWLLIEGASIGIGDSIADAKTYLDIQNTIKKAKQDVIEVIEKAHNNELEPTPGNTLRQTFENQVNRILNDARDKTGSSAQKSLSEYNNFKSMVVAGSKGSKINISQVIAVVGQQNVEGKRIPFGFKHRTLPHFIKDDYGPESRGFVENSYLAGLTPTEFFFHAMGGREGLIDTAVKTAETGYIQRRLIKSMESVMVKYDATVRNSINQVVQLRYGEDGLAGESVEFQNMATLKPSNKAFEKKFRFDCTNERALRRTLQEEVVKDVMTNAQVQSALEREYEKMKEDREILRAIFPTGDSKVVLPCNLARMIWNAQKIFRINPRTPTDLNPLRVVEGVQELSKKLVIVNGEDQLSRQAQQNATLLFNIHLRSTLSSRRMTDEFRLSTEAYDWLLGEIESKFNQSIAHPGEMVGALAAQSLGEPATQMTLNTFHYAGVSAKNVTLGVPRLKELINISKRPKTPSLTVFLLGQAARDAERAKDILCRLEHTTLRKVTANTAIYYDPNPQSTVVTEDQEWVNVYYEMPDFDVTRISPWLLRIELDRKHMTDRKLTMEQIAEKINAGFGDDLNCIFNDDNAEKLVLRIRIMNSDENKFHEDEEVVDKMDDDVFLRCIESNMLTDMTLQGIEQISKVYMHLPQTDNKKKIIITEEGEFKALQEWILETDGVGLMRVLSEKDVDPVRTTSNDIVEIFTVLGIEAVRKALERELNHVISFDGSYVNYRHLSLLCDTMTCRGHLMAITRHGINRQDTGPLMKCSFEETVDVLMEASSHGESDPMKGVSENIMLGQLAPCGTGCFDLLLDAEKCKYGMEIPTNIPGISVAGPTGMFFGSAPSPMSGMSPAMTPWNTGATPAYGAWSPSIGSGMTPGAAGFSPSAASDASGFSPGYSPAWSPTPGSPGSPGPASPYIPSPGGAMSPNYSPTSPAYEPRSPGGYTPQSPGYSPTSPSYSPTSPSYSPTSPNYSPTSPSYSPTSPSYSPTSPSYSPTSPSYSPTSPSYSPTSPSYSPTSPSYSPTSPSYSPTSPSYSPTSPSYSPTSPSYSPTSPSYSPTSPSYSPTSPSYSPTSPSYSPTSPSYSPSSPNYTPTSPSYSPTSPSYSPTSPSYSPPPPTTPPTSPNYSPTSPSYSPTSPSYSPSSPRFTPQSPTYTPSSPSYSPSSPSYSPTSPKYTPTSPSYSPSSPEYTPTSPKYSPTSPKYSPTSPKYSPTSPTYSPTTPKYSPTSPTYSPTSPTYTPTSPKYSPTSPTYSPTSPKYSPTSPTYSPTSPKGSTYSPLSPGYSNPSPSFTLTSPAISPDDSDEENN